The nucleotide window TCTCGTAAGGAACTTCCATGCCATCGGCGCGCTGGATGCGATCTGCGACAGCAACCGGGAGCTGCTGGACACGCTGAGCCGCGACTACGCGCCGCGCAAGGTCGTGACCGCCTATTCGGAGATTCTCGGCGACCGGAGGATCGGCGCCGTCGCGATCGCCACGCCGGCCGAAACGCATGGCGATCTCGTCCGCGAGGCGCTGCTGGCCGGGAAGGATGTGTTCGTCGAGAAGCCGCTGTGCCTCGATGTCCGCAACGGACGGGAATTGGTGGAGCTGGCAAAAACGAAGCAGCGCATCCTCATGGTCGGGCATCTGCTCTGGTACCATCCGGCGGTCCTGAAACTGAAAGAGTTGATTCGGGCGGGGGAACTCGGCCGCATCCAATACGTGTACTCGAATCGGCTCAACCTCGGGAAGATCCGTCGGGAGGAGAACATTCTCTGGTCCTTCGCGCCGCACGACCTTTCCGTGATTCTCGGATTGCTGGGCGAGATGCCGGAGAGCGTGCGGGCGCAAGGGGGCAACTACCTCCATCAAAACATCGCCGACGTCACGATCAGTCTGTTGTCTTTTCCCAGCGGCGTGAGGGCCCATATCTTCGTGTCTTGGCTGCATCCCTTCAAGGAGCAGAAGCTCGTGATCGTGGGCGACCGCAAGATGGCCGTCTTCGACGACATGGAAAAGAAGGACAAGCTCCTGCTCTATCCCCATTCGATCGACTGGAAGAATCAGATCCCTGTCGCGAACAAGGCGGATGCCTGTCCGGTCGAACTGGAGACGAGCGAGCCGCTGCGGACGGAGTGCGAGCATTTCCTCGACTGCGTCGCCACCAGGCGTCAACCCAGGACCGACGGTGAGGAAGGGCTGCGCGTCCTCTCGGTGCTGCAGCGCTGCCAGGACGCCCTCGAAAAGGACGCGCATCGCGAGGCCAAACCGGAGCCGGCTGCGGCCCCCGCGCCGAAGCGGACGTTCTTCGCGCACGAGTCGGCCTGCATCGACGAAGGGACGGACATCGGCGAGGGGACGAGCATCTGGCATTTTTCCCACGTCCTCAAGGGGTCTCGGATCGGCAAGCACTGCAAGATCGGCCAGAATGTGGTGGTGGGACCCAAGGTGACGGTCGGCAACGGCGTGAAGATCCAGAACAACGTCTCGGTCTATGAAGGGGTCACGCTGGAAGACTTCGTGTTCTGCGGCCCGTCGATGGTCTTCACCAACGTCTTCAACCCGCGCAGCGAAATTCCCCGCATGGACGAGCTGCGGCCCACGCTGGTGAGGAGGGGCGCCACGATCGGGGCCAATGCGACCATTCTGTGCGGCATCACGATCGGCCGCTACGCCCTGATCGGCGCCGGCTCGGTCGTCACCAAGGATGTGCCCGATCATGCGCTGGTGCGCGGAAACCCGGCGAAGGTGACGGGGTGGATGTGTTCCTGCGGCGTGAAGCTCGCGCTCAAGGGCTCCAAGGGCGTCTGCCGGACCTGCGGAAAGAAATTCAGCAAGAATACGAAGGGTGCGAAAGGTACGAACGGATTGCAAGCTCACTGAACAGGAAGGAAGGCATATGGGGGTCCCATTACTCGATCTTGCGGCGCATCATGATCCGCTGCATAAAGAGATCATGGCTGCCATCGAACAGGTGTTCAAGAGTCAGGCGTTCATCTTGGGGCCGGAGGTGGCGAAGCTCGAGGAGCGGGTCGCGTCCTACTGCCAGGCTAAGGCCGGGGTCGGCGTGTCGTCGGGCACCGATGCGCTGCTCATTTCCCTGATGGCGCTCGGCGTCGGCCCGGGTGACGAGGTGGTGACCACGCCCTATTCCTTCTTCGCCACGGCCGGGGCCGTCGTGCGGCTCGGCGCGAAGCCGGTGTTCGTCGATATCGAGCCCCGCTCGTTCAACATCCATCCCGACAAGATCGAAGGAGCGCTGACGTCCAAGACCAAAGCGCTGATCCCCGTGCATCTGTACGGGCAGTCGGCCGACATGGCCCCCATCATGGATCTGGCGGCGCGGCGCAAGCTCGCGGTGATTGAAGACGCCGCGCAGGCGATCGGCACGGAATACAAAGACGGCCGGCGTGCCGGCAGCATCGGCACGGTCGGCTGTCTGTCGTTCTTCCCGAGCAAGAACCTTGGCTGCCTCGGTGACGCGGGCATGGTCGTGACAAACGACGCGGACTTGGCCGAGCGGCTCAGGGTGCTGCGGGTCCACGGCAGCAAGCCCAAGTACCATCACAAACTGATCGGGGGGAACTTCCGCATCGACACCATCCAGGCCGCCGTGCTGAACGTCAAGCTCAACTACCTCGACGGGTGGACCAAACGCCGGCAGGACAACGCACGGCGCTATGAGACCCTGTTTCGGCAAACCGGCCTGGTCGAGCGCGGTGTGATCAAGCTGCCCGAAGCCGTCTATCACGCGTCGGGCAAGCCTCACCACCACATTTATAACCAGTTCGTGCTGCGGGTCGAACGCCGGGACGATCTGATCGCGCATCTGAAGCAGAAGGGCATCGGCGCGGAGATTTACTATCCCGTGCCGTTCCATCTGCAGGAATGCTTCCGGTACCTGGGCTATAAGGCAGGCGACTTCCCGGAATCGGAACGTGCGGCAAGGGAAACCGTCGCGATCCCGATCTATCCGGAACTCACCGCCGAGCAGCAGGCCGAAGTCGTCGAAGGCGTCGCCGGCTTCTATCGGATGTGATGTGGGGACCGGCTCCCGCCGTAGCCTGGCGAAGGCAGGCGCGTGGACAGGTGTCGCGGTCTCCGAGACGCGGGGAGGGGTGTCAGCCTCCGAGCCGTGGCCTTACGGCTGCAGGGCCTGTCGGTAGACGGTCAGCGTTTCTTCCACCATGCGGTCCAAACCGAAGCGTCCGGCAATGAAGGTCGGCGCCGCCTCGCTCAGACGTTCGCGTCTGGCCCGGTCGAGCAACAACGACAGCAGGGCCTCGGTCAAGCCGTCGATATCCCCCACCTCCAACAACAAGCCGGTCCGGTCGTGACTGACGGCATCCGTCGCGCCGCCGGCCTTCGTGGCGACGACGGGACAGCCGAGCCATTGCGCTTCCAGCAAGACGTTGGGCGTGCCCTCCTGCCGCGACGCCAGGAGCAGGGCCGTGGCGGCGGCCATGACGACTTCCACGTCTTTTCTCCTGCCCAGCAATCGGAATCGATCGGAGAGGCCGTGCCGCGCGACGGCCTCGCGCAATTCGCTTTCGCAGGGACCTACGCCGGCCACCACGGCGTGGAGGTTGCGGATGCGGCTCATCGCCCGTCGCACGACCTCGAAGAAGACCATCGGTTGCTTCTCCTCGCTCAGCCGGAATACGCCGGCGACGAGCGGGGCGCCGGACGGCAGCCGCACCTCGTCTCGAAACGATCGGACTCGATCGGGATTCGGGCGCACCACCGTGTCG belongs to Nitrospira sp. and includes:
- a CDS encoding Gfo/Idh/MocA family oxidoreductase produces the protein MNIAPSSAGMKPHVAVVGAGYWGKNLVRNFHAIGALDAICDSNRELLDTLSRDYAPRKVVTAYSEILGDRRIGAVAIATPAETHGDLVREALLAGKDVFVEKPLCLDVRNGRELVELAKTKQRILMVGHLLWYHPAVLKLKELIRAGELGRIQYVYSNRLNLGKIRREENILWSFAPHDLSVILGLLGEMPESVRAQGGNYLHQNIADVTISLLSFPSGVRAHIFVSWLHPFKEQKLVIVGDRKMAVFDDMEKKDKLLLYPHSIDWKNQIPVANKADACPVELETSEPLRTECEHFLDCVATRRQPRTDGEEGLRVLSVLQRCQDALEKDAHREAKPEPAAAPAPKRTFFAHESACIDEGTDIGEGTSIWHFSHVLKGSRIGKHCKIGQNVVVGPKVTVGNGVKIQNNVSVYEGVTLEDFVFCGPSMVFTNVFNPRSEIPRMDELRPTLVRRGATIGANATILCGITIGRYALIGAGSVVTKDVPDHALVRGNPAKVTGWMCSCGVKLALKGSKGVCRTCGKKFSKNTKGAKGTNGLQAH
- a CDS encoding DegT/DnrJ/EryC1/StrS family aminotransferase, giving the protein MGVPLLDLAAHHDPLHKEIMAAIEQVFKSQAFILGPEVAKLEERVASYCQAKAGVGVSSGTDALLISLMALGVGPGDEVVTTPYSFFATAGAVVRLGAKPVFVDIEPRSFNIHPDKIEGALTSKTKALIPVHLYGQSADMAPIMDLAARRKLAVIEDAAQAIGTEYKDGRRAGSIGTVGCLSFFPSKNLGCLGDAGMVVTNDADLAERLRVLRVHGSKPKYHHKLIGGNFRIDTIQAAVLNVKLNYLDGWTKRRQDNARRYETLFRQTGLVERGVIKLPEAVYHASGKPHHHIYNQFVLRVERRDDLIAHLKQKGIGAEIYYPVPFHLQECFRYLGYKAGDFPESERAARETVAIPIYPELTAEQQAEVVEGVAGFYRM